The following is a genomic window from Sulfurimonas sp. C5.
TACCTTTTGAATTTTTTTAATACTTCTAAAGCTCAAACCAAATCGTGTTATAGCTGTATCTAAAATATTTTTTGCTTCTTCATCCATTAAACAGAACTTCTCTATCTCATCATCGTTCATTTTTCCATTAAAACTTTTTTGCCCACGCTGTCGTGAAAATATTTGAGCTTCTAGCACCATCTTGTGCATCTGTTTTGAAGTATAAGAGGGTTGGTCATCACTCGAGACATTTTGCATAACTACATTAAGATCGATTCTATCTAAAAAAGGATCACTTAAACGGTTCTTATATCTTTGTATCTCTAACTCATTGCATCGACACTCTTTTGTTTCATCAAGTAGATTTCCACAAGGACAAGGATTCATAGCCCCTACAAATAAAAAATCTGCAGGATAGTTTACTTTTGCATTTACACGAGATATTCTAATTTTTTTATCTTGCATTGGTTCACGTAAAGCTTCTAGTACATTTTTAGAAAAATGGGGAAGTTCATCAAAAAATAAAATACCGTTGTGTGCCAAACCAACTTCGCCTATCTTTGCTTGATAGCTTCCTCCCCCAAAGATGCTTGCAGGAGTTGATGAGTGGTGAGGGTTTTTCATATTTCTTAGCGGTTTAAAGTTCGGCTCTTCCCCCTCTATAACATCTAGTTTGGCAATATCCAAAATCTCTTTATTATTTAATGCTGGCAAGATATAACGAAGTCTATTGGCAATCATACTTTTCCCACATCCTGGACTACCTTCAAGTATAAGATTATGAAAGCCTGCAGCTGCAATAATGGCAGCACGTTTTGCAATATCTTGTCCTTTTACATCACTGAAATCCTCTTTATACTCTT
Proteins encoded in this region:
- a CDS encoding YifB family Mg chelatase-like AAA ATPase, with translation MKKIFCATLEGIEAKVVDVESTLTKGLPSFSIVGMASTAITEAKERVKSALLSNEYKFPPKRITFLLAPSELAKSGSHFDLSMALLILLNDEEKDFNDWFIFGELGLDGVVKENIQLYPLILSLANQNLIKKAIVPKEALSKLQKIPNIIFYGVDTLNEAVEILKGEDKLELESTASVLEYPHFEIDGEKLYYIKEYKEDFSDVKGQDIAKRAAIIAAAGFHNLILEGSPGCGKSMIANRLRYILPALNNKEILDIAKLDVIEGEEPNFKPLRNMKNPHHSSTPASIFGGGSYQAKIGEVGLAHNGILFFDELPHFSKNVLEALREPMQDKKIRISRVNAKVNYPADFLFVGAMNPCPCGNLLDETKECRCNELEIQRYKNRLSDPFLDRIDLNVVMQNVSSDDQPSYTSKQMHKMVLEAQIFSRQRGQKSFNGKMNDDEIEKFCLMDEEAKNILDTAITRFGLSFRSIKKIQKVARTIADLVQSNVITNEHMLEALSYRRR